One segment of Triticum aestivum cultivar Chinese Spring chromosome 2A, IWGSC CS RefSeq v2.1, whole genome shotgun sequence DNA contains the following:
- the LOC123185299 gene encoding WW domain-binding protein 11 — translation MREVTMRSLCYVTFLLILSISKVQLSTSVRLLAESPHGQPGAPAPLPPGDLPGNIPANVPASMSDNISGNLPASLPENMPVNLPANVPPGVLANVPPGMLASVPPEMLANLSTTMTPAMLSKIPPEALASIPPDKLPPNVTPDMLVTLAAMKQQEQQQPGQPAAGASQGNAAAGLPQIPKMPDLSGLTNLSFPPMPSASLPKMPQNLSLFGFDVKIPKFINKMVKENTDS, via the coding sequence ATGAGGGAAGTCACGATGAGATCTCTCTGCTACGTGACTTTCCTGCTCATCTTGTCCATCAGCAAGGTGCAACTCTCTACATCCGTACGCCTCTTGGCCGAAAGTCCACATGGCCAGCCAGGTGCACCGGCGCCGCTCCCTCCCGGCGACCTGCCGGGAAACATCCCGGCTAATGTCCCCGCGAGCATGTCAGACAACATTTCGGGGAACCTCCCTGCTAGCCTGCCAGAGAACATGCCGGTAAACCTCCCTGCCAACGTGCCACCGGGGGTGCTTGCCAACGTGCCACCGGGGATGCTAGCCAGTGTACCACCGGAGATGCTGGCCAACCTCTCCACCACCATGACGCCGGCGATGCTGTCCAAGATCCCGCCGGAGGCGCTGGCCAGCATCCCGCCAGACAAGCTGCCACCAAACGTGACGCCAGATATGTTGGTCACCCTCGCGGCGATgaagcagcaggagcagcagcagccaGGGCAGCCTGCTGCTGGGGCATCCCAGGGCAACGCAGCGGCGGGCTTGCCGCAGATCCCCAAGATGCCCGACTTATCGGGGCTGACGAACCTCTCGTTCCCGCCGATGCCTTCGGCGTCCCTGCCGAAGATGCCGCAAAACCTCTCGCTCTTCGGGTTCGACGTGAAGATCCCAAAGTTCATCAACAAGATGGTAAAGGAGAACACAGATTCCTGA